From one Thalassobaculum sp. OXR-137 genomic stretch:
- a CDS encoding MFS transporter: MSTATTGAAGTLSPRQVLWSLLAHYLSSMAIGLAVGGFVPLIAVTLEARQVDTVMIGINSAMTSLGVLAMAPYATVLVRRFGASPAMVAGLLLTAASALAMAFIDNLWAWMVLRFLIGAGISIHWVVSETWMNAIVSERRRGLVMSIYITSIASGFALGPIILTVVGTAGATPFVTVAAITALTALPMALIHRFAPALALETKGSVVRLAREAPTIFAAVLTVGLVDAAFFTFLPIYGLRIGMPSETAITLLTAVFAGNVALQVPLGWIADRVNRRGMLLVLGTICVVCPGLAGWLLRADSLAAYPILFVWGGCSFGLYTVGVTMLGERYRGGELVAANAAFVMTFELANLLGPPISGWAIEAWVPTGLMLYMACIAAGFVLVSLIRGWMRASGAVG; encoded by the coding sequence ATGAGCACCGCGACCACCGGGGCGGCCGGCACGCTGTCCCCCCGTCAGGTGCTCTGGAGCCTGCTCGCGCACTACCTCTCCTCCATGGCGATCGGCCTGGCGGTCGGCGGCTTCGTGCCGCTGATCGCGGTGACGCTGGAGGCCCGGCAGGTCGACACGGTCATGATCGGGATCAACTCGGCCATGACCTCGCTCGGCGTGCTGGCGATGGCGCCTTACGCCACGGTGCTGGTGCGCCGGTTCGGGGCCAGCCCGGCCATGGTCGCCGGGCTGCTGCTGACCGCCGCCTCGGCCCTGGCCATGGCCTTCATCGACAATCTCTGGGCCTGGATGGTCCTGCGCTTCCTGATCGGCGCCGGCATCTCGATCCACTGGGTGGTCAGCGAGACCTGGATGAACGCGATCGTCAGCGAGCGCCGGCGGGGCCTCGTCATGTCGATCTACATCACCTCCATCGCGTCGGGTTTCGCGCTGGGGCCGATCATCCTGACCGTTGTGGGGACGGCGGGGGCGACACCGTTCGTCACCGTGGCCGCGATAACCGCGCTGACGGCGCTGCCCATGGCCCTGATCCATAGGTTCGCACCGGCGCTGGCACTGGAGACCAAGGGCAGCGTCGTCCGCCTGGCCCGCGAGGCGCCGACGATCTTCGCCGCGGTGCTGACCGTGGGGCTGGTCGATGCCGCGTTCTTCACCTTCCTGCCGATCTACGGGCTGCGCATCGGCATGCCCTCGGAGACGGCGATCACCCTGCTGACGGCGGTCTTCGCCGGCAATGTGGCGCTGCAGGTCCCGCTGGGCTGGATCGCCGACCGGGTCAACCGGCGCGGCATGCTGCTGGTGCTGGGCACGATCTGCGTCGTCTGCCCCGGCCTGGCCGGCTGGCTGCTGCGGGCGGATTCGCTGGCCGCCTATCCGATCCTGTTCGTGTGGGGCGGGTGCAGTTTCGGCCTCTACACCGTCGGCGTGACCATGCTGGGCGAGCGCTATCGCGGCGGCGAGCTGGTGGCGGCCAACGCCGCCTTCGTGATGACATTCGAGCTGGCGAACCTGCTCGGCCCGCCGATCTCCGGCTGGGCGATCGAGGCGTGGGTCCCGACCGGGCTGATGCTCTATATGGCCTGCATCGCCGCCGGGTTCGTGCTGGTGTCGCTGATCCGGGGCTGGATGCGGGCCAGCGGCGCGGTAGGGTAG
- a CDS encoding cupin domain-containing protein, which translates to MEPLKNADHLYEVEHRARHLERPGFRIQEIQLSPTQKVPWHTHTNVGDTFYVLKGTLRIYLMNPKESVELAPGKSYEVVAGRPHLVTNAGDTSVSFLIMQGVGEYDYVPVV; encoded by the coding sequence ATGGAACCGCTCAAGAACGCCGACCACCTCTACGAGGTCGAGCACCGGGCCCGGCATCTGGAGCGCCCCGGCTTCCGCATCCAGGAAATTCAGCTTTCGCCGACCCAGAAAGTGCCGTGGCACACCCACACCAACGTGGGCGATACCTTCTATGTTCTGAAGGGGACGCTCCGCATCTACCTGATGAACCCGAAGGAATCCGTCGAGCTGGCGCCCGGCAAGAGCTACGAGGTGGTCGCTGGCCGGCCGCATCTGGTGACCAACGCGGGGGACACCTCGGTCAGCTTCCTGATCATGCAGGGCGTGGGCGAATACGACTACGTGCCGGTCGTCTGA